Proteins co-encoded in one Gehongia tenuis genomic window:
- a CDS encoding glycoside hydrolase family 13 protein produces MTETGIRISVPAALHNSRKMLFRAPFGARPTSSEVVLRIALRDPSLSVRLRLWRDGEERFIPMQPCSLTYRGMAMKEAWVDLPAEPGLVWYSFWIDGLGVYQNAGDCLGGEGVLGTGLQHSYQITVYDKNFKVPAWAQNGVMYQIFPDRFSRSSEVRPPEGRRLHARWEDTPDWQPTEGRGEYVPDDFFGGNLPGITEKLEYLRSLGVTVLYLNPIFEAASNHRYDTGNYFRIDGMLGTLTDFRRLCQKAGELHIRVILDGVFSHTGSDSIYFNREGRYESLGAYQSPGSPYAGWYTFERFPDKYRAWWGVPTLPETNEEDPGFMNMILGEHGVVPYWLGQGASGWRLDVADELPDAFLAKLRQSVKKKDKDALVLGEVWEDATHKYSYGHVRPFAWGGQLDTVMNYPMRGLLLDFLRGRTDARAARRAIESLRENYPPCMFYALMNMTGTHDVPRAMTLLGGGPDPAGLSRADQARVVLTEEQRRQGVHLMRALALLLFALPGLPSVYYGDEAGMEGMADPFNRAGFPWQNANLELITWFASLGRLRNETAALRGGDLEILTPTPRSMVVIRRIRGGLDELGERAEDGFAFAALNLEKEPVSMRLSLPGFKDASIQCQLMHGHGTLRRNPWRLTLREGAMGLFTGS; encoded by the coding sequence GTGACCGAAACCGGCATTCGCATCAGCGTCCCCGCGGCGCTGCACAATTCCAGAAAAATGCTTTTCCGGGCCCCTTTCGGGGCCCGGCCCACGTCGAGCGAGGTGGTGCTCCGCATCGCCCTGCGCGACCCGTCCCTCTCCGTGCGCCTGCGGCTGTGGCGGGACGGTGAGGAGCGCTTCATTCCCATGCAGCCCTGTTCCCTCACCTATAGGGGCATGGCCATGAAGGAGGCCTGGGTGGATCTCCCCGCGGAACCGGGCCTTGTGTGGTACTCCTTTTGGATTGACGGCCTCGGTGTGTATCAAAACGCCGGCGACTGCCTGGGCGGCGAGGGCGTTTTGGGCACCGGTCTTCAGCATTCCTACCAGATCACCGTCTACGACAAGAACTTCAAAGTGCCCGCCTGGGCTCAGAACGGGGTAATGTATCAGATCTTCCCCGACCGGTTCAGCCGAAGCTCCGAAGTGCGGCCGCCGGAGGGCCGGCGGCTCCATGCCCGCTGGGAGGACACGCCCGATTGGCAGCCCACGGAGGGACGCGGCGAGTACGTGCCTGATGATTTTTTCGGCGGAAACCTCCCCGGCATCACCGAGAAGCTGGAGTATCTGAGGTCCCTGGGAGTGACCGTGCTCTACCTCAATCCCATCTTTGAGGCGGCCTCCAATCACCGCTATGACACGGGCAATTACTTCCGCATCGACGGCATGCTGGGCACGCTCACGGACTTTCGCAGGCTCTGCCAAAAGGCCGGGGAGCTTCATATCCGGGTAATCCTGGACGGTGTGTTCTCCCATACCGGCAGCGACAGCATCTACTTCAACCGGGAGGGCCGCTATGAGAGTCTCGGAGCCTATCAGTCCCCCGGCTCCCCCTATGCCGGCTGGTACACCTTTGAACGTTTTCCGGACAAGTACCGGGCCTGGTGGGGCGTGCCCACCCTGCCCGAGACCAACGAGGAGGACCCGGGATTCATGAACATGATCCTGGGCGAGCACGGCGTGGTGCCCTACTGGCTCGGCCAGGGCGCCAGCGGCTGGCGGCTGGACGTGGCGGATGAGCTGCCCGACGCCTTCCTGGCGAAGCTTCGCCAGAGCGTCAAAAAAAAGGATAAGGACGCCCTCGTTCTCGGCGAGGTCTGGGAGGATGCCACCCATAAGTACAGCTACGGCCACGTGCGCCCCTTCGCCTGGGGCGGCCAGCTGGACACCGTGATGAACTATCCCATGCGCGGCCTCCTGCTCGACTTCCTCCGGGGCAGGACGGACGCCCGGGCCGCCCGCCGCGCCATCGAAAGCCTCCGGGAAAACTATCCCCCCTGCATGTTCTATGCCCTCATGAATATGACCGGCACCCATGACGTGCCCCGGGCCATGACCCTGCTTGGGGGCGGCCCGGACCCCGCCGGACTCAGCCGTGCGGATCAGGCACGGGTGGTTCTCACCGAGGAGCAGCGCCGTCAGGGCGTTCATCTCATGCGGGCGCTGGCCCTGCTCCTGTTTGCCCTGCCCGGCCTCCCCTCCGTCTACTACGGGGATGAAGCCGGCATGGAGGGTATGGCCGACCCCTTCAACCGGGCGGGCTTCCCCTGGCAGAATGCGAACCTCGAGCTCATCACCTGGTTCGCCTCCCTGGGCAGGCTTCGAAACGAGACGGCGGCCCTTCGCGGCGGAGACCTCGAGATCCTGACGCCCACCCCCAGGTCCATGGTGGTGATCCGGCGCATCCGGGGCGGATTGGATGAGCTCGGGGAAAGGGCGGAGGACGGCTTTGCTTTTGCGGCGCTCAATCTGGAAAAGGAGCCGGTGAGCATGCGGCTCAGTCTGCCCGGGTTCAAGGACGCCTCCATCCAGTGCCAGCTCATGCACGGCCACGGCACTCTTCGGCGAAATCCCTGGCGGCTCACGCTGCGGGAAGGCGCCATGGGCCTGTTCACCGGGTCCTGA
- a CDS encoding Gfo/Idh/MocA family protein: MSKFRAVIVGLGTIHPMHAVSIGMCDKVELVAVCDNKEDRAKAGGERYGVPYYLDYKEMIDTVKPDVVHICLPHYMHYPVAAYALKAGCNVLSEKPMTIKYEDAVDEVKIARETGKTLGIISQNRYNPGSVLIKNAITSGKLGKIYSARAFLAWDRSDEYYSKSDWKGTWDKEGGGVIIDQAIHTLDLMRWFVDDEIDWVDATIDNKAHEIIEVEDVAEGVIAYKNGIKTSFYCMNYYTFNAEVEIEMHCEKGMVHMYKDRAVIKYNNGIEESAEMPESEMIDFGKGIPQYWGVSHFKQICQYYDALEKGVQPEINGEEAIKSMRMICAIYDSGKAKKRIVFGRDI, encoded by the coding sequence ATGAGTAAGTTTCGCGCTGTAATTGTGGGACTTGGAACCATTCATCCCATGCATGCGGTGTCCATCGGCATGTGCGACAAGGTGGAACTCGTCGCTGTGTGCGATAACAAGGAAGACCGCGCCAAGGCCGGCGGCGAGCGCTATGGCGTTCCCTATTATCTCGACTATAAAGAGATGATCGACACCGTGAAGCCCGATGTGGTGCACATCTGCCTGCCTCACTACATGCATTATCCCGTTGCCGCTTATGCCCTCAAGGCCGGCTGCAACGTTTTGTCCGAGAAGCCGATGACCATCAAGTATGAGGACGCGGTGGACGAGGTGAAGATCGCCAGGGAGACCGGCAAGACTCTCGGCATCATCTCCCAGAACCGTTACAACCCCGGCTCCGTGCTCATCAAGAATGCCATCACCAGCGGCAAGCTGGGCAAGATCTACTCCGCCCGTGCGTTCCTCGCCTGGGACCGCAGCGACGAGTACTACTCGAAGAGCGATTGGAAGGGCACCTGGGACAAGGAGGGCGGCGGCGTGATCATCGATCAGGCCATCCATACCCTGGATCTCATGCGCTGGTTCGTGGACGACGAAATCGACTGGGTGGACGCCACCATCGACAACAAGGCCCACGAGATCATCGAAGTGGAGGATGTGGCCGAGGGCGTGATCGCCTACAAGAACGGCATCAAGACCAGCTTCTACTGCATGAATTACTACACCTTCAACGCTGAGGTGGAGATTGAAATGCACTGTGAGAAGGGCATGGTCCACATGTACAAGGACCGCGCCGTCATCAAGTACAACAACGGCATCGAGGAGAGCGCCGAGATGCCGGAGAGCGAAATGATCGACTTTGGCAAGGGCATTCCCCAGTACTGGGGCGTGAGCCATTTCAAGCAGATCTGCCAGTATTACGACGCGCTGGAGAAGGGCGTGCAGCCGGAGATTAACGGCGAGGAGGCCATCAAGTCCATGCGCATGATCTGCGCCATCTACGATTCCGGCAAGGCCAAAAAGCGGATCGTGTTTGGTCGCGACATCTAA
- a CDS encoding sensor histidine kinase codes for MAAAIVILALTGVVLAALLALDRISIRRAAGEMKRINEGDTNQRVHLTYKNRALDGLFEEVNHTLDLRRRERIDYEGRQRTFRRQITNISHDLRTPLTSILGYTDLLGDPELSEEERREYLGVVERRARALQTLVESFYDMSRLEGGEYPLHMELVDLHEILSQVLAAYYGDLSGRFEVAVDLEEGLPCVWADRTIASRMFANLVQNALRHGVNHLWIRQRLQKGEIVTAFGNEAPEMTKVELTRVFERFYTGDGPRTGQRSGLGLTIVKEFAGAMGHRTEAWLAEGVFWVEIHWRTLKQA; via the coding sequence ATGGCGGCTGCGATCGTGATTCTTGCACTGACGGGCGTAGTTTTGGCTGCGCTGCTGGCATTGGACCGGATCAGCATCCGCCGGGCCGCCGGGGAGATGAAAAGGATCAATGAGGGCGACACCAACCAAAGGGTGCACCTGACCTACAAGAACCGGGCGCTGGACGGCCTCTTTGAAGAGGTGAACCATACGCTGGACCTCCGGCGGCGGGAGCGCATCGACTATGAAGGCCGCCAGCGCACCTTCCGGCGGCAGATCACCAACATCTCCCACGATCTCAGAACGCCGCTCACCTCCATTCTTGGATACACGGATCTTCTCGGGGACCCGGAGCTTTCCGAGGAGGAGCGCCGGGAATACCTCGGGGTGGTGGAACGCCGGGCGCGGGCGCTCCAGACCCTGGTGGAAAGCTTCTACGACATGTCGAGGCTGGAGGGCGGCGAATATCCCCTTCATATGGAGCTTGTGGACCTCCATGAGATTTTGAGCCAGGTGCTGGCCGCCTATTACGGGGATCTCAGCGGACGCTTCGAGGTGGCGGTGGACCTGGAGGAGGGCCTGCCTTGCGTATGGGCGGACCGCACCATCGCCTCCCGCATGTTCGCCAACCTGGTGCAAAATGCGCTACGCCACGGCGTGAACCATCTCTGGATCCGTCAGCGGCTGCAAAAGGGCGAGATCGTGACCGCCTTTGGCAACGAAGCGCCGGAGATGACCAAGGTGGAGCTCACCCGGGTTTTCGAGCGCTTCTATACCGGCGACGGCCCCCGCACGGGCCAGCGTTCCGGTCTTGGACTGACCATCGTGAAGGAATTCGCCGGCGCCATGGGCCATCGGACGGAGGCCTGGCTGGCAGAAGGAGTTTTCTGGGTGGAAATCCATTGGCGTACCCTTAAGCAGGCTTAG
- a CDS encoding ABC transporter permease, whose protein sequence is MFNYIQSELYRTFHRKYFYLALVIAAGIGIAVNVVLGLMQASGSLNGPIDASFPLNNVTGIALTFVYPCMIIVVDCVFSEEYKHQTLKNLISWGVSRPTIFFGKFITELIVALIALAAIFGCFLLSAILILGMPQQDAAVVFGLFGQRLFLALPLFFWTLAISHLFSFVIKNNTLFSFASVGVFYVLPFLNNEFFSRAWVICQEIIPHLAYTRMMALAPYLETALLPNFGALCLEYWAAGLIRVAVCLAVGMFLFRRKEIK, encoded by the coding sequence GTGTTTAACTACATCCAAAGCGAGCTGTACCGCACCTTCCACCGGAAATATTTCTACCTGGCCCTCGTCATCGCGGCAGGCATCGGCATTGCGGTGAACGTGGTGCTGGGGCTTATGCAGGCCTCGGGGTCCCTGAACGGACCCATCGACGCCTCCTTTCCGCTGAACAATGTCACCGGCATAGCGCTTACCTTCGTGTATCCGTGCATGATTATTGTTGTGGACTGTGTTTTCAGTGAGGAATACAAACATCAGACCTTGAAGAACCTCATCTCCTGGGGCGTTTCCCGGCCCACCATCTTCTTTGGCAAGTTCATCACGGAACTCATCGTGGCCTTGATCGCCCTCGCGGCCATCTTTGGATGCTTCCTTTTGAGCGCCATCCTCATCCTGGGTATGCCTCAGCAGGACGCGGCTGTGGTTTTCGGGCTGTTTGGACAAAGATTGTTTTTGGCGCTGCCCCTGTTCTTCTGGACGCTGGCCATCTCCCACCTGTTTTCCTTCGTCATCAAGAACAACACGCTGTTTTCCTTCGCATCGGTGGGTGTGTTCTATGTGCTGCCCTTCCTCAACAATGAATTCTTCTCCCGCGCCTGGGTCATCTGTCAGGAGATCATTCCCCACCTGGCCTACACCCGCATGATGGCCTTGGCACCTTATCTGGAAACCGCGCTGCTGCCAAACTTCGGGGCCCTGTGTCTTGAATACTGGGCGGCGGGCCTTATCCGGGTGGCGGTTTGCCTCGCTGTCGGCATGTTCCTGTTCCGAAGGAAGGAAATCAAGTAA
- a CDS encoding ABC transporter ATP-binding protein, which yields MSAFVDFKDVVKRYRMGEVEITALDGVSFQVEQGEFAIVVGPSGAGKSTILNILGGMDSCDEGRVVVDGVEVSAFTQRQLTTYRRNDIGFVFQFYNLVQNLTALENVELASEICPHPLEAAAVLRGVGLTKRMNNFPAQLSGGEQQRVAIARALAKNPKLLLCDEPTGALDDRTGKTILKLLQDTCRKSGMTVVVITHNHALTAMGDRVIEVRDGRVAAMKRNARPASVESLEW from the coding sequence ATGAGCGCATTTGTGGATTTTAAGGACGTGGTGAAGCGCTACCGTATGGGTGAGGTGGAGATCACCGCCCTGGACGGAGTAAGCTTTCAGGTGGAGCAGGGGGAGTTTGCCATTGTGGTGGGCCCCAGCGGCGCCGGCAAATCCACCATTCTCAACATCCTTGGCGGCATGGACAGCTGCGATGAAGGGCGGGTTGTGGTGGACGGCGTGGAGGTGAGCGCCTTTACCCAGCGGCAGCTGACCACCTACCGGCGCAACGATATCGGGTTCGTATTTCAATTCTACAATCTGGTGCAGAATTTGACAGCCCTTGAAAACGTGGAACTGGCCTCGGAGATCTGTCCCCATCCCCTGGAGGCGGCGGCGGTGCTTCGGGGCGTGGGCCTTACAAAGCGGATGAACAACTTCCCCGCTCAGCTCTCCGGCGGCGAGCAGCAGCGGGTCGCCATCGCCCGGGCCCTGGCCAAAAATCCCAAACTCCTTTTGTGCGACGAGCCCACCGGCGCCCTGGATGACAGGACGGGGAAAACAATCCTGAAGCTCCTGCAGGATACCTGCCGAAAGAGCGGTATGACGGTCGTCGTCATCACCCACAATCATGCCCTTACAGCCATGGGCGACCGGGTGATCGAGGTGCGGGATGGACGGGTGGCCGCCATGAAGCGGAATGCCCGGCCCGCTTCGGTGGAGAGCTTGGAGTGGTGA
- a CDS encoding FtsX-like permease family protein, producing the protein MKKMYVRETLRDLRGSLGRFIAIVAIVALGSGFFGGIKATSVDMKLTADEYYRQGKLMDFRLVSTLGITDGDAAAIAGVEGVRSVMPSYRADALTTKEGDANDSVLRLHSLGDGSVNALMVKEGRLPESIDEIVLLSGGDVGNGYALGERIRIDLEQDPDMADTLAVDEFTVVGVADSPLYLSIEKASSSKGSGSVSRYGFVLDGAFTMEAYTELYVTMDSADFAFSGEYDELKAAMEARLEEAGTERCEVRYAKVKDEADQKLAEAEAKYQDGKGEAEARLREAEAKINDGEKEVADGESKIAEGEAALQEGREELAWQRKQYESTVASSESELTEGRQAISEGERVLSAGRTELDAKEAELGGQMRELETGLASARNAREALEEKKVAAEAVLGGLTEQLAGLDASVSGLNDRIAALVGSAAPADQTLKAQLEVQRDGLLARRPELEKGVADAKAGLDQLERGLQDTAAQETELTGMRESLQNGLTVLAEKRRDLEQQETLLTQKKAELAEGEKALKNAKTEAEGKLAKGEAELAKGEQELDEARIALEEGRAALLDAKAEYEDGKREADEELAKAEEELADARAAIADIPYPDWYVLDRSYGNGYTSFAQDADRIDAIASVFPVFFFLVAALVCLTTMTRMVEDQRTQIGVLKALGYTKGAIAEKYIFYALATSLMGSIIGLLVGFQVFPKVIWAAYGILYALPPIQTPFNVPYALIAALVFMACTLGATLAACYSELMGVPASLIRPKPPQSGKRVFLENVAFIWRRMSFTQKLTARNILRYKKRFFMTVIGIAGCMALMLTGFGLKDSINGIVKNQFGELYHYDLSLSFKDALGDDLTPAQQGALEMLRAEPRLENTLLVHQEPVSATSDNSAEMLSATVFVPEDGEGFADFVTLQDRRSKERIAFPENGVVLSEKLAHKLSLSPGDTLHLSADNSTADFTVAAVTENYVYHYVYMPPAEYEAGFGRPCTYQGMMAQMSGEGEEAENALSSELLQNEEIVGVSFISFITENFTDIFERLDLVVGVLIISASLLAFVVLYNLTNINITERVREIATIKVLGFYDKEVSAYIYRENVVLTLIGILMGVGLGVLLHQFVVQVAEVNIVMFGREILPPSYLWAALLTLAFAGLVNFVMHFRLKRISMVESLKSIE; encoded by the coding sequence ATGAAAAAGATGTATGTGAGGGAAACCCTGCGGGATCTTCGGGGTTCCCTGGGGCGTTTTATTGCCATCGTGGCCATTGTGGCGCTGGGAAGCGGTTTTTTTGGCGGGATCAAGGCCACCAGTGTGGACATGAAACTCACCGCCGACGAGTACTATCGGCAAGGGAAACTGATGGATTTCCGGCTGGTGTCCACGCTGGGGATCACCGACGGGGATGCGGCGGCCATCGCGGGGGTGGAGGGCGTGCGTTCGGTTATGCCCAGCTACCGTGCCGACGCGCTTACCACCAAGGAGGGCGACGCCAACGACAGCGTGCTGAGGCTTCACAGCCTGGGGGATGGCAGCGTCAATGCGCTCATGGTGAAGGAGGGCAGGCTGCCTGAGAGCATCGACGAAATCGTGCTCCTCTCCGGGGGCGATGTGGGCAACGGCTATGCGCTGGGCGAGAGGATCCGCATCGATCTCGAGCAGGACCCGGATATGGCGGATACGCTGGCCGTAGACGAATTCACCGTGGTGGGCGTGGCGGACAGCCCTTTGTATCTTTCCATCGAGAAGGCCAGCTCCTCCAAAGGTTCCGGCTCCGTCAGCCGGTATGGCTTCGTGCTGGACGGAGCCTTCACCATGGAGGCCTACACCGAACTGTATGTGACCATGGACAGCGCTGACTTTGCCTTTAGCGGAGAATACGATGAACTGAAGGCGGCCATGGAGGCCCGGCTGGAGGAAGCGGGAACGGAGCGCTGTGAGGTCCGCTATGCGAAGGTGAAGGACGAGGCGGATCAAAAGCTGGCCGAGGCTGAAGCCAAGTATCAGGATGGCAAAGGGGAGGCGGAGGCGCGGCTCAGGGAGGCCGAGGCCAAGATCAATGACGGCGAGAAGGAGGTGGCGGACGGCGAGTCCAAAATCGCTGAGGGTGAGGCTGCCCTCCAGGAGGGTCGGGAGGAATTGGCTTGGCAGCGGAAGCAGTATGAAAGTACCGTTGCCAGCAGCGAGTCCGAACTGACGGAGGGCCGGCAGGCCATTTCCGAGGGGGAGCGGGTCCTTTCCGCCGGTAGGACCGAGCTGGATGCAAAGGAAGCGGAGCTCGGCGGACAGATGAGAGAGTTGGAGACGGGCTTGGCCTCGGCAAGGAACGCCCGGGAGGCGCTGGAGGAGAAGAAGGTTGCCGCCGAAGCCGTCCTGGGCGGCCTCACGGAGCAGCTAGCCGGGCTGGATGCAAGTGTGTCCGGCCTGAACGACCGGATCGCTGCCCTGGTCGGCTCCGCCGCCCCCGCGGATCAGACGCTGAAGGCCCAGCTGGAGGTTCAGCGAGACGGGCTTTTGGCCCGGCGGCCGGAGCTTGAAAAGGGTGTGGCCGACGCCAAGGCGGGGCTTGACCAATTGGAGAGGGGGCTCCAGGATACGGCGGCGCAGGAGACGGAGCTTACGGGCATGCGGGAGAGCCTCCAGAACGGACTGACCGTCCTTGCAGAGAAGCGCCGGGATCTTGAACAGCAGGAAACCCTGCTGACCCAGAAGAAGGCGGAGCTTGCCGAGGGAGAAAAGGCCCTGAAAAATGCCAAAACCGAGGCGGAGGGCAAACTTGCGAAGGGCGAGGCTGAGCTGGCCAAGGGAGAGCAGGAGCTGGATGAAGCCCGAATAGCGTTGGAGGAGGGCCGCGCCGCCCTTTTGGATGCCAAGGCTGAATACGAGGATGGCAAGCGGGAGGCGGACGAGGAGCTGGCCAAGGCGGAAGAGGAACTGGCGGATGCGAGGGCGGCCATCGCGGACATTCCCTATCCCGATTGGTACGTGCTGGACCGAAGCTATGGCAACGGCTACACTAGCTTTGCCCAGGACGCCGATCGGATCGACGCCATCGCCTCGGTGTTTCCGGTGTTCTTCTTTTTGGTGGCGGCGCTGGTGTGTCTGACCACCATGACCCGCATGGTGGAGGACCAGCGCACCCAGATTGGTGTTTTAAAGGCTCTTGGCTACACCAAAGGCGCTATCGCCGAGAAGTACATCTTCTACGCTCTGGCCACCAGTTTGATGGGCTCCATCATCGGGCTTTTGGTCGGCTTCCAGGTCTTTCCCAAAGTGATCTGGGCGGCATACGGCATTCTCTACGCCCTGCCGCCCATTCAAACCCCCTTCAATGTGCCCTACGCGCTCATTGCGGCGCTGGTGTTCATGGCCTGTACGCTGGGCGCCACGCTGGCCGCCTGCTACAGCGAGCTTATGGGCGTGCCCGCGAGCCTGATTCGGCCCAAGCCGCCCCAGTCGGGCAAGCGGGTGTTTCTTGAGAACGTCGCCTTCATCTGGCGGCGCATGTCCTTCACCCAAAAGCTCACCGCCCGGAACATCCTGCGCTACAAGAAGCGATTTTTCATGACGGTGATCGGCATCGCCGGCTGCATGGCGCTCATGCTCACAGGCTTTGGACTCAAGGACTCCATCAACGGCATCGTGAAGAACCAGTTTGGCGAACTGTATCACTACGATCTGTCCCTCTCCTTCAAGGACGCCCTGGGGGATGACCTCACCCCGGCCCAGCAGGGAGCGCTGGAGATGCTGCGGGCGGAGCCGCGGCTGGAAAACACCCTGCTTGTCCATCAGGAGCCGGTAAGCGCCACCTCGGACAACAGCGCCGAGATGCTTTCCGCCACCGTATTCGTACCGGAGGACGGGGAGGGGTTCGCCGATTTCGTCACCCTGCAGGACCGAAGGAGCAAGGAGCGCATCGCTTTTCCGGAAAACGGCGTGGTGCTGAGTGAGAAGCTGGCCCATAAGCTGTCCCTCTCCCCGGGCGATACCCTCCATCTCAGCGCGGACAACAGCACCGCCGACTTCACCGTGGCCGCTGTCACCGAAAACTATGTCTATCACTATGTGTACATGCCGCCTGCCGAGTACGAGGCGGGCTTTGGCAGGCCCTGCACCTATCAGGGCATGATGGCCCAGATGTCGGGCGAGGGGGAGGAAGCGGAGAACGCCCTTTCCTCCGAGCTTCTTCAAAATGAGGAGATCGTGGGCGTATCCTTCATCAGCTTCATCACCGAGAACTTCACCGATATCTTCGAGCGGCTGGATCTGGTGGTGGGCGTGCTCATCATCTCGGCGAGCCTGCTGGCCTTCGTGGTGCTCTACAACCTGACCAACATCAACATCACCGAACGGGTGCGGGAGATCGCCACCATCAAGGTGCTGGGCTTCTACGACAAGGAGGTGTCCGCCTACATCTACCGGGAGAATGTGGTGCTCACCCTCATCGGCATTCTTATGGGCGTGGGCCTTGGGGTGCTGCTCCATCAATTTGTGGTGCAGGTGGCCGAGGTCAACATCGTCATGTTCGGCCGGGAGATCCTGCCGCCAAGCTATCTCTGGGCAGCCCTGCTGACGCTGGCCTTTGCGGGTCTGGTGAACTTTGTGATGCACTTCAGGCTGAAGCGCATCAGCATGGTTGAATCCCTGAAATCCATCGAATAA